Proteins encoded together in one Penaeus vannamei isolate JL-2024 chromosome 9, ASM4276789v1, whole genome shotgun sequence window:
- the LOC113807136 gene encoding alpha-1A adrenergic receptor produces the protein MSPANVTYWFQGPTTLRFLNTSWILDDEDDFYDYDDYQSLPEINITSNITFSTPSPSSSSSPSPSSPSPADEGLEGVGAEGATNALVEAALKTVVLASIVVLTIGGNMLVLLAVYMSRNLRSSTHYLIVNLAVADLLLGTTVLPFSATLEVSGKWYFGQVFCEVWATADVLCCTASIWSLCVISLDRYIGVTRPMAYPTIMTERRMCVLIAAVWALSIVISIGPAFGWKTPPDPDPTVCTVNQELGYVLFSVTGSFYLPSVCIIVVYWRIYRAAIQQSKFLESGIKTTKTSVTLRVHKGGAGRSDGKLTLRAHRGGMGVGIAAGMAAGLATGVGGLNGHCMANGQSKSPTKEEEKSVLRMHRGKGIANLMPPTPHLQLPVTTIDWQEEQGAEGGKAGKKGKGSHHEPESPSSSPERRLPGPPGKMAKFRRQKKAAKTLGIVVGVFLLCWFPFFFILPLVNFQTQNVDDEIFKTKMKKNQFSLKK, from the coding sequence ATGTCCCCGGCCAACGTGACCTACTGGTTCCAGGGCCCGACCACTCTCAGGTTCCTCAACACGTCCTGGATCTTGGACGACGAGGATGACTTCTACGACTACGACGACTACCAGAGCCTGCCCGAGATCAACATCACAAGCAACATCACCTTCTCCACGCCTTCTCCCTCAtcgtcgtcctctccctccccctcctccccctcccctgcggACGAGGGCTTGGAGGGCGTGGGGGCCGAGGGCGCCACCAACGCCCTGGTGGAGGCGGCGCTCAAGACGGTGGTGCTGGCGAGCATCGTGGTGCTCACCATCGGCGGCAACATGCTGGTGCTGCTGGCCGTCTACATGTCGCGCAACCTGCGCTCCTCCACGCACTACCTGATCGTGAACCTGGCGGTGGCCGACCTCCTGCTGGGCACGACCGTCCTGCCCTTCAGCGCCACCCTCGAGGTCTCCGGCAAGTGGTACTTCGGGCAGGTGTTCTGCGAGGTGTGGGCGACGGCCGACGTGCTCTGCTGCACCGCCTCCATCTGGTCGCTGTGTGTCATCTCGCTCGACCGCTACATCGGCGTCACGCGGCCCATGGCCTACCCGACCATCATGACGGAGCGCCGCATGTGCGTGCTCATCGCCGCCGTGTGGGCGCTGTCCATCGTGATCTCCATCGGCCCCGCCTTCGGCTGGAAGACGCCCCCGGACCCCGACCCCACCGTGTGCACCGTCAACCAGGAGCTGGGCTACGTGCTCTTCTCCGTCACGGGCTCCTTCTACCTGCCCTCAGTCTGCATCATCGTGGTGTACTGGCGCATCTACCGCGCCGCCATCCAGCAGTCCAAGTTCCTGGAGAGCGGCATCAAGACCACCAAGACGTCCGTCACGCTCAGGGTGCACAAAGGCGGCGCCGGCCGCTCCGACGGCAAGCTCACGCTGCGGGCGCATCGCGGGGGCATGGGCGTGGGCATCGCCGCCGGCATGGCCGCTGGCCTCGCCACGGGCGTCGGGGGCCTCAACGGCCACTGCATGGCCAACGGACAGTCGAAGTCGcccacgaaggaggaggagaagtcggTGCTCAGGATGCACCGCGGGAAGGGCATCGCCAACCTCATGCCGCCGACGCCGCACCTGCAGCTGCCCGTGACCACTATAGACTGGCAGGAGGAGCAGGGCGCGGAGGGCGGCAAGGCGGGCAAGAAGGGCAAGGGCAGCCACCACGAGCCGGAGTCGCCGTCGTCGTCCCCGGAGCGACGCCTGCCGGGGCCGCCGGGCAAGATGGCCAAGTTCCGCAGGCAGAAGAAGGCCGCCAAGACCCTGGGGATCGTGGTGGGCGTGTTCCTCCTGTGCTggttccccttcttcttcatccttccgcTCG